Proteins encoded together in one Camelina sativa cultivar DH55 chromosome 9, Cs, whole genome shotgun sequence window:
- the LOC104710833 gene encoding WD repeat and HMG-box DNA-binding protein 1-like, translating to MKSRSLKFREAHKVGGSAAFCSILWDHKAEHFVTSSSSDPSISVHDGLSPSTLPPTILRHHQDGVTALALSHDSTFLASGSIDHCVKLYKFPSGEFQTNITRFTLPIRVLAFNGSGSLLAAAGDDEGIKLINTFDGSIVRVLKGHKGPVTGLDFHLNGELLASIDSTGTVLCWELQNGIVSFILKGVAPDTGFSTSIVNILRWSPDGRTLAVPGLRNDVVMYDRFTGEKLFALRGDHLEAICYLTWAPNGKYIATSGLDKQVLLWDVDKKQDIDRHKFEERISCMAWKPNCNALSVIDARGKYGIWESLVPSSMISPTVGIPDILPKKRNEIHNFDDEIEEELHGASESLNDSLVDSDDGESHHTSRKRLRKKTCIDDDGDAYEELNDGSSLPSASEFRKKSHRVHREKQYAGSGAFKSTAASTKYKMQSSFQPGTTPLEPGKRTFLCYNMLGCITTIEHEGNSRIETDFHDTGRGPRVSSMIDIYGFTMASINESGCVFANPCKGEKNMSVLMYRPFRSWASNSEWTMRFEGEEVKVVANGAGWVAAVTSLNLLRIFSEGGLQKHILSLDGPVVTAVGRKDHLAVITHVSDCLPSNEQVMEFRVLNISKMTEELKGRVALTPGSRLTWIGFSDEGSLSSYDSKGVLRVFTSQYGGSWIPVFSKEKKQEENYWVVGLNTTSVYCIACKHPEIFPQVTPKPILTILDLSLPLASSDLGAASLENELMLKQLRLYETQQRVDDMASTGVDTTALEDEAFDMEVSQDKCILRLISSCCSSDSFVRASELMRLLTLEKSMRAAITLVTKLKLPFLAEKFCSILEERLLEEANEAITNPSQNPNKEVVTRVESKVQNPPASVQTSENTEAVMKSSATKLSATTLVRKAKVSEGLKLGKEQTKKDETEDAKIKEIKKLNLIKIPVNNVNKEDKGLRKEVNQEEARRSSNPFLKSTV from the exons ATGAAATCACGATCCTTAAAGTTCCGGGAAGCTCATAAAGTCGGCGGAAGCGCCGCCTTCTGCTCTATCCTGTGGGACCACAAAGCGGAACATTTCGTGACCTCATCTTCTTCGGATCCCTCAATTTCCGTCCACGACGGACTCTCGCCCTCAACTTTACCTCCGACGATTCTCCGACATCACCAAGACGGCGTCACCGCATTGGCTCTGAGCCACGACTCTACTTTCCTCGCCTCTGGATCTATCGATCATTGTGTGAAGCTCTACAAGTTCCCAA GTGGGGAATTTCAGACGAACATAACCAGGTTTACGCTTCCGATTCGCGTGCTTGCATTTAATGGCTCAGGGAGTCTATTGGCAGCTGCTGGAGATGATGAAGGCATCAAACTTATCAACACATTTGATGGTTCTATTgttagagttttaaaagggcATAAAGGACCTGTGACTGGCTTAGATTTCCACCTTAATGGTGAGCTCTTGGCTTCGATTGACTCAACTGGTACTGTGTTATGCTGGGAACTCCAAAACGGAATCGTTTCGTTTATCCTTAAGGGTGTTGCGCCCGACACAGGTTTCAGCACTTCCATTGTGAATATTCTTAGATGGAGCCCCGATGGAAGAACCCTTGCCGTTCCTGGTTTGAGAAACGATGTGGTTATGTATGATAGATTCACTGGGGAGAAGCTATTTGCCTTAAGAGGTGATCATCTCGAGGCTATCTGCTATCTAACCTGGGCTCCTAATGGCAAGTATATAGCTACATCTGGTCTTGATAAGCAAGTGCTTCTCTGGGATGTTGATAAGAAGCAAGACATAGACAGACACAAATTCGAGGAGAGAATATCTTGTATGGCATGGAAACCCAACTGTAATGCTTTGTCTGTCATTGATGCCAGGGGAAAATATGGAATTTGGGAATCTTTAGTTCCATCATCCATGATATCTCCTACTGTGG GTATTCCAGACATACTACCAAAGAAGAGGAATGAAATTCATAATTTTGATGACGAAATTGAGGAAGAACTTCATGGTGCATCTGAAAGTTTAAATGATTCTTTGGTAGATAGTGATGATGGAGAATCTCATCATACTAGCAGGAAAAGACTGAGGAAGAAAACTTGTATTGACGATGATGGTGATGCATATGAGGAACTTAATGATGGGAGTAGCTTACCTTCGGCATCTGAATTCAGGAAAAAGTCACATCGAGTACATAGAGAAAAGCAGTATGCAGGAAGTGGGGCTTTTAAAAGCACTGCAGCATCAACCAAGTACAAAATGCAAAGTTCCTTTCAACCTGGTACTACACCACTGGAACCAGGAAAACGGACATTCTTGTGTTACAATATGTTGGGATGCATAACTACAATTGAACATGAGGGGAACTCCCGTATTGAG ACAGATTTTCATGATACTGGAAGAGGTCCACGAGTTTCATCAATGATTGACATTTACGGCTTCACCATGGCATCAATAAATGAAAGTGGATGCGTCTTTGCAAATCCCTGCAAGGGAGAAAAGAACATGAGTGTTCTGATGTATCGACCATTTAGAAGCTGGGCCAGTAATAGTGAG TGGACGATGAGGTTTGAAGGTGAAGAGGTGAAGGTTGTTGCTAATGGTGCTGGTTGGGTTGCTGCAGTTACAAGCCTCAATTTGCTTCGCATATTTAGCGAGGGTGGTTTACAG AAACACATTCTTTCCCTTGATGGGCCTGTAGTCACTGCTGTAGGACGCAAGGATCATCTTGCTGTGATAACTCATGTTTCAGATTGTCTTCCTTCCAATGAACAG GTGATGGAATTTAGAGTCTTAAACATATCAAAAATGACTGAGGAGTTGAAAGGCCGTGTTGCGTTAACCCCTGGCTCACGTTTAACATGGATAGGATTCAGTGACGAAGGTTCTTTGAGCTCATATGATTCCAAG GGCGTGTTGAGAGTTTTTACAAGTCAATATGGTGGCTCATGGATCCCAGTCTTCAG taaagagaagaaacaagaagaaaactatTGGGTCGTTGGCTTGAATACAACCAGTGTGTACTGTATAGCTTGTAAACACCCTGAGATTTTCCCACAG GTGACACCAAAACCAATCTTGACCATACTAGACCTTTCTCTCCCGCTTGCATCCTCAGATTTAGGAGCAGCATCTCTAGAAAATGAGTTAATGCTAAAGCAGCTGCGTTTATACGAG ACTCAACAAAGAGTGGACGATATGGCTTCGACCGGGGTGGATACCACAGCACTTGAAGATGAAGCTTTCGACATGGAAGTTTCTCAAGATAAATGCATACTAAGGCTCATCAGCTCGTGCTGTAGTA GTGATAGTTTTGTAAGGGCCAGTGAACTTATGAGGCTTTTAACTCTAGAAAAATCAATGAGAGCAGCAATTACACTGGTTACAAAACTCAAGCTTCCTTTTTTGGCAGAAAAGTTTTGCAGCATACTTGAG GAAAGGTTGCTTGAAGAAGCTAACGAGGCGATAACAAATCCTTCGCAGAATCCAAACAAAGAAGTAGTTACAAGAGTTGAATCCAAGGTTCAGAATCCTCCAGCTTCGGTCCAGACTAGTGAAAACACAGAGGCAGTTATGAAATCTTCTGCAACTAAGCTGTCTGCTACTACACTTGTAAGGAAAGCAAAAGTTTCAGAAGGTCTTAAGCTAGGGAAAGAACAAACGAAGAAAGACGAAACTGAAGATGCGAAGATAAAAGAGATCAAgaaattgaatttaataaaGATTCCGGTGAACAATGTTAACAAAGAAGACAAGGGACTGAGAAAGGAAGTGAATCAAGAAGAAGCTCGACGTTCTTCAAACCCGTTCCTGAAATCAACTGTTTGA